CGCGTCCCGGAGGAGTGGAGACTCGGCGAGGAGGGTTTAGGTCTCATCGCCTTCCGGGGCAGCCTGGGAACCGACGGGGTTCTGGGCGGGGCCCGCGCCATTGGCGTTGCGCGGAGAGCCATCGAGGAAATTACTGAGTTCTGCAAGAACCGCGTTCAAGGAGGAAAGCCCGTCATCCAGCACCAGGTGATCGCTTCCGAACTTGCCGATATGTACACCACCCTCCAGGCAATGCGGTCTCTGGTGTGGAATGTGGCTTGGTCCGTGGACAATCTTCCGCGGGATCCCAAGCGGGTGCCGACTGTCATGACATTTTGCACAAAGAACGGGTTCGATATTGCCCACCGGGCCGCCGAACTGGCCGGCGGAATGGGAGTCATGCGGGACGCACCCTTCGAAAAACTCCTGCGGGACGCCTTCTCGCTCAAGCATCTCGATGGCGGCAACTACATCAAGCGTCTCAAGATTGGGGCGGCGTTGTAGGCGACGCGCGTTGATATTTTTAAACATGAACGCGCACATCTCCGAATATTACGCGCTATTGCGAGGCTCCTGCTTGTGCATGGTGTCCTGGTTCATCGAATCTTTTGGCCTTTCATTCCGTCGAAAATCCTCACTGCCAAGCCAAAAGCCCGTCAGCTTGCTTTTGCGCGCAAGTATAGCGGCACGGCCCCCCATGTCAGCACCAACAGGACCACGCCTACGATTTTAATCCAAACGATCATGGGAAGCAGGAAGCATACGGCGGCGGTCAAAAACAGGCCACGTTTCACATGGGTGACTTTCACCGGGAAAAAGTCGGTGCCTTGAATCGTGACGGCCAGGGCGGCATAGCCGAAGGCGTAACTGACCGTTGCCGCCGAGATTTCCATCCAAGTTCCCTGCAACAACAGCTCGGGCACGTAAACGAAGCTATAGGGAATCAGGATCAGGGTGGTTCCATACTTCAACGCGGCGAATCCCGTTCGCATGGGGTCGGCCTTGGCAATGGCCGCTCCCGCGAACGCCGACACGCAGACCGGCGGTGTGATGTTAGAAAGACACGCCGCATAGAACACCACCAGATGGGCCGGAACTTCTGGCACGCCAAGCTGTACCAGCGCCGGGGCCGCTACCACGGCCAGGATGATATAGGATCCGGTGGTGCTGCTGCCCATGCCGATGATCACCGAAATCACCGTGACCAGCGATACAGTCAGCAAAAGGTTGCCGCCCGCGAATTCGACCAATACGGCGGAGAACTTAAGCCCCAGGCCCGACAAGATGATCCCGCCGATGATCACGCCCAGGCTGCCGATGGCCGCACCTGCGGACGTATTGTTGTGCGCACCCGCGACCAGCCCCTGGAAGACATCGCGGGGACCCATCGCCGTTTCCCTGCGCAGCCACGACAGCACCAGGGCGGAAATCGTGCCCCAAAATGCGCCCAGGTCCGGCGAATATCCCTTGAACAAAAGGGTCACCACCACCACCAGCGGAACGAAGAAATGCCACCCCCGGCGGAGAACGTCACGGACCCGGGGAATTTCATCAGCCGGCAGTCCCTTGATCCCGGTCCGCACGGCCTCCAGATCGACCATCAGCAGCACAAAGGCGAAGAACAGTACGGCAGGAATCACGTTCATCGCCGCGATGCTGAGATAATCGGTCTGGGTCAGCGTCGCCAGAATGAACACCCCTGCGCCCATGACCGGCGGCATAATCTGCCCGCCGGTGGATGCGATGGCTTCGATCGCGCCCGCGTGGTGGGGCTTGAAGCCGATCCGCTTCATCATGG
Above is a window of bacterium DNA encoding:
- a CDS encoding TRAP transporter fused permease subunit, producing the protein FSVWYMYTSGFGLVSTETNRGLYLLFTSVLVFFAYPARQGAPNDRPSIIDVAFIVLAVASIGYWMDQYVPYAMFRVSDPNTWDLIMGGIAIAVVLETSRRVLGIAIPIIATLFLLQLYFGPYLPGKLSHSGMSVDRIIEFTFSTQEAMFGVVTATFATFVFPFMIFGAFLERSGAGTFFMDLATALTGRWRGGPAKIATISSALFGSISGSSVANVVASGAFTIPMMKRIGFKPHHAGAIEAIASTGGQIMPPVMGAGVFILATLTQTDYLSIAAMNVIPAVLFFAFVLLMVDLEAVRTGIKGLPADEIPRVRDVLRRGWHFFVPLVVVVTLLFKGYSPDLGAFWGTISALVLSWLRRETAMGPRDVFQGLVAGAHNNTSAGAAIGSLGVIIGGIILSGLGLKFSAVLVEFAGGNLLLTVSLVTVISVIIGMGSSTTGSYIILAVVAAPALVQLGVPEVPAHLVVFYAACLSNITPPVCVSAFAGAAIAKADPMRTGFAALKYGTTLILIPYSFVYVPELLLQGTWMEISAATVSYAFGYAALAVTIQGTDFFPVKVTHVKRGLFLTAAVCFLLPMIVWIKIVGVVLLVLTWGAVPLYLRAKAS